A single genomic interval of Picosynechococcus sp. PCC 7003 harbors:
- a CDS encoding EutN/CcmL family microcompartment protein produces the protein MQIAKVRGTVVSTYKAESLRGIKFLLVQFIDEQGQPLPKYEVAGDLVGAGVNEWVLVSRGGAARTETGMEKRPLDAMVIGIIDTVNVDNRSLYSKKDAG, from the coding sequence ATGCAAATTGCCAAAGTACGTGGCACTGTCGTCAGCACCTACAAAGCAGAAAGCCTCCGGGGAATTAAATTTTTGCTCGTTCAATTTATCGATGAACAGGGTCAGCCTCTTCCTAAATACGAAGTGGCAGGAGACCTCGTGGGTGCCGGCGTCAATGAATGGGTTTTGGTCAGTCGCGGTGGTGCTGCCCGTACGGAGACGGGAATGGAAAAAAGACCCCTAGATGCAATGGTCATCGGCATTATTGACACGGTCAACGTCGATAACCGTTCCCTTTACAGCAAGAAAGATGCAGGCTAA
- a CDS encoding DUF2232 domain-containing protein, whose product MNWVDLEPQVSQPPTSPLAQVNNPEIIAPPAPTSPTKHRKTLVVVETAFLASTASLIWLINYYFPIGPLLRLFFPLPIALVYLRWGSRAAWMSTLVSSLLLSILMGPTRSIIYTIPYGLIGVQLGWMWRRQVSWYWSVTLGTILGTLGFFFRVWLLSLLLGEDLWVYVISQISEMADWLFLKLGLLTQPSLLVIQLLALVMLTINSVLYLFVVHLVALLMLDRLGNSIPRPPHWVQVLIEYEE is encoded by the coding sequence ATGAATTGGGTAGACCTAGAGCCCCAAGTCTCTCAACCCCCAACCTCCCCCCTCGCCCAGGTCAATAACCCAGAAATTATTGCCCCACCCGCTCCCACCTCGCCGACAAAACACCGCAAAACCTTGGTGGTGGTTGAAACTGCTTTTTTAGCCAGCACCGCCAGCTTAATTTGGCTGATTAACTATTATTTTCCCATTGGGCCACTGCTGCGGCTGTTTTTTCCGTTGCCCATTGCCTTGGTTTATTTGCGCTGGGGTTCCCGGGCAGCGTGGATGTCAACCCTCGTCTCTAGCTTATTGCTATCTATTTTGATGGGGCCGACCCGCAGCATTATTTACACCATTCCCTATGGCCTCATTGGTGTGCAATTGGGTTGGATGTGGCGACGCCAGGTGTCTTGGTATTGGTCGGTCACCCTGGGGACGATCTTGGGCACCCTCGGTTTTTTCTTTCGGGTGTGGCTCCTGTCATTACTGCTCGGCGAAGACCTTTGGGTCTATGTGATCTCGCAAATTTCGGAGATGGCGGATTGGCTCTTTCTCAAGCTGGGCCTATTAACCCAACCGAGTTTACTGGTGATTCAGCTTTTAGCTCTGGTCATGCTGACTATTAATAGTGTGTTATACCTATTCGTGGTGCATCTGGTGGCATTGTTGATGCTGGATCGTTTAGGAAATTCGATTCCGCGTCCGCCCCACTGGGTTCAGGTGTTAATTGAGTACGAAGAATAG
- a CDS encoding form I ribulose bisphosphate carboxylase large subunit produces MVQTKSAGFKAGVQDYRLTYYMPDYTPKDTDLLACFRMTPQPGVPPEECAAAVAAESSTGTWTTVWTDGLTDLDRYKGRCYNVEPVPGEDNQYFCFVAYPLDLFEEGSITNVLTSLVGNVFGFKALRALRLEDIRFPVAFIKTCPGNPHGITVERDLLNKYGRPLLGCTIKPKLGLSAKNYGRAVYECLRGGLDFTKDDENINSQPFMRWRDRFLFVQEAIEKAQAETNEVKGHYLNVTAGTCEEMLERAEFAKEIGTPIIMHDFITGGFTANTTLSKWCRKNGLLLHIHRAMHAVIDRQKNHGIHFRVLAKCLRLSGGDHLHSGTVVGKLEGDRAATLGFVDLMREDYVEEDRSRGVFFTQDYASLPGTMPVASGGIHVWHMPALVEIFGDDSCLQFGGGTLGHPWGNAPGATANRVALEACVQARNEGRSLAREGNDVLREAGKWSPELAAALDLWKEIKFEFDTVDTL; encoded by the coding sequence ATGGTTCAGACCAAATCTGCTGGGTTTAAGGCTGGGGTACAGGATTATCGCCTGACCTACTACATGCCTGATTACACACCCAAGGATACCGATTTACTCGCTTGTTTCCGGATGACTCCCCAACCCGGAGTTCCCCCTGAGGAGTGTGCTGCTGCTGTTGCGGCTGAGTCTTCTACTGGTACTTGGACCACTGTATGGACTGATGGTCTAACGGATCTTGACCGCTACAAGGGTCGTTGCTACAACGTTGAGCCTGTACCTGGTGAAGATAATCAGTATTTTTGTTTTGTTGCTTATCCTCTTGATTTGTTTGAGGAAGGCTCCATTACTAATGTTCTGACTTCTTTGGTTGGTAACGTTTTTGGCTTTAAGGCGCTTCGCGCTCTTCGCCTCGAAGACATCCGTTTCCCTGTTGCCTTCATCAAGACTTGTCCTGGTAACCCCCACGGGATCACCGTAGAGCGTGACCTCCTCAACAAGTATGGTCGCCCTCTCTTGGGTTGTACGATTAAGCCGAAGCTCGGTCTGTCTGCAAAGAACTACGGTCGTGCGGTTTATGAGTGTCTCCGTGGTGGTCTTGACTTCACCAAAGATGACGAAAACATCAACTCTCAGCCTTTCATGCGTTGGCGCGATCGCTTCCTGTTCGTTCAAGAAGCGATTGAGAAAGCCCAAGCTGAAACCAACGAAGTTAAGGGTCACTACCTCAACGTCACTGCTGGTACTTGTGAAGAAATGCTTGAGCGTGCTGAGTTTGCCAAGGAAATTGGTACTCCCATCATCATGCATGACTTCATCACTGGTGGTTTCACGGCGAACACTACCCTGTCTAAGTGGTGTCGTAAGAATGGTCTTCTCCTCCACATTCACCGGGCAATGCACGCGGTAATTGACCGTCAGAAGAACCACGGGATTCACTTCCGGGTTCTCGCCAAGTGTCTCCGTCTCTCCGGTGGTGACCACCTCCACTCCGGTACCGTTGTAGGTAAACTCGAAGGCGATCGCGCAGCAACCCTCGGTTTCGTAGACCTGATGCGTGAAGACTATGTAGAAGAAGATCGTTCTCGCGGTGTATTCTTCACCCAGGACTATGCTTCTCTCCCCGGCACCATGCCTGTGGCTTCCGGTGGTATCCACGTATGGCACATGCCTGCCCTGGTTGAAATCTTCGGTGATGATTCCTGCCTCCAGTTTGGTGGTGGTACCCTCGGTCACCCCTGGGGTAACGCACCTGGTGCAACTGCAAACCGTGTTGCTCTTGAGGCTTGTGTTCAAGCCCGTAACGAAGGTCGTAGCCTGGCCCGTGAAGGTAATGATGTCCTCCGTGAAGCAGGTAAGTGGTCTCCTGAATTGGCAGCGGCCCTCGACCTGTGGAAGGAAATCAAGTTCGAATTCGATACCGTTGACACTCTCTAA
- a CDS encoding DUF2059 domain-containing protein: protein MMLKLIKSFWSPVAIALAISLNLGFVSAETEPPSETKTALINELRVLTFRDENATQMLDLMIQQIQDQSTSLGSGFFGEETDPEELALIQESVTRITDRLYTLMQEKIDFVALQREIDFMLYNEYFTEAELQDLIAFYKTPTGQKTAAIFPELTERSTALFSAQLTPAMMEITQQVMFEEFASSFEMLDDLDTWDPENLEAVEETE from the coding sequence ATGATGCTGAAACTGATTAAATCTTTCTGGAGTCCAGTGGCGATCGCCTTAGCCATTAGTTTGAATCTAGGTTTTGTCTCTGCCGAAACGGAACCCCCAAGCGAAACCAAAACGGCCCTCATCAATGAGCTCCGCGTCCTAACCTTCCGCGATGAAAATGCCACCCAGATGTTGGACTTGATGATTCAGCAGATCCAAGATCAATCCACTAGTCTGGGCAGTGGTTTTTTCGGTGAAGAAACAGATCCTGAAGAGTTGGCCCTAATTCAGGAAAGCGTTACCCGCATCACCGATCGCCTTTATACTCTGATGCAAGAAAAAATCGATTTTGTTGCCCTCCAGCGAGAGATTGATTTTATGCTTTACAACGAATATTTTACCGAGGCCGAACTGCAAGATTTAATTGCTTTTTACAAAACACCTACCGGACAAAAAACCGCTGCAATTTTTCCAGAACTGACTGAGCGTTCCACAGCATTATTTAGCGCGCAATTGACCCCTGCCATGATGGAAATTACCCAGCAGGTGATGTTTGAAGAATTTGCCTCTTCATTTGAAATGCTCGATGACCTAGACACTTGGGATCCTGAAAATTTGGAAGCAGTTGAAGAAACAGAATAA
- a CDS encoding NIL domain-containing protein, with translation MKKRVTLTFPQDTVQMPVTYRLAKDFNIAANIIRAQVAPNQVGKLVVELQGDIDAIEMALEWMKGKGILVSLASKEIVINEDICVDCGLCTGVCPTGALLLDPQTFRLKFTRQKCVVCEQCLPACPVQAIATNF, from the coding sequence ATGAAAAAACGTGTGACTTTGACATTTCCCCAAGACACAGTGCAAATGCCTGTTACCTATCGCTTAGCAAAGGATTTTAATATTGCAGCAAATATTATCCGCGCCCAGGTGGCTCCCAATCAGGTGGGCAAGTTGGTGGTGGAGCTCCAGGGGGACATTGATGCCATTGAGATGGCCCTGGAATGGATGAAAGGCAAAGGGATTTTAGTTTCTCTCGCGAGCAAAGAAATTGTGATCAATGAGGATATTTGTGTTGATTGTGGTCTCTGTACAGGGGTTTGTCCGACGGGAGCATTATTGCTAGACCCCCAAACGTTTCGCCTAAAGTTCACCCGACAAAAATGTGTGGTTTGTGAGCAATGTTTGCCAGCCTGTCCGGTGCAGGCGATCGCCACCAATTTCTAA
- a CDS encoding chaperonin family protein RbcX, translating into MEFKKVAKETAITLQSYLTYQAVRLISQQLSETNPGQAIWLGEFSKRHPIQESDLYLEAMMVENKELVLRILTVRENLAEGVLEFLPEMVLSQIKQSNGNHRRSLLERLTQVDSSSTDQTEPDPGKSDTSEDSE; encoded by the coding sequence ATGGAGTTTAAAAAAGTTGCGAAGGAAACGGCTATCACTTTGCAGAGCTATTTGACCTACCAAGCGGTGCGTCTGATTAGTCAGCAGCTGAGTGAAACCAATCCTGGACAGGCGATTTGGCTAGGAGAGTTCTCTAAACGTCATCCAATTCAGGAAAGTGATCTTTACCTCGAAGCGATGATGGTAGAAAACAAAGAACTCGTCCTCAGAATTCTGACAGTGCGAGAAAACCTTGCAGAAGGCGTTCTGGAGTTTTTACCAGAAATGGTACTCAGCCAAATCAAGCAGTCCAATGGAAACCATCGCCGTTCTTTACTAGAGCGTTTAACTCAAGTTGATTCTTCATCAACTGATCAGACTGAACCTGACCCTGGTAAGTCTGATACTTCAGAAGATTCTGAATAA
- a CDS encoding carbon dioxide-concentrating mechanism protein CcmK produces MPIAVGMIETRGFPAVVEAADAMVKAARVTLVGYEKIGSGRVTVIVRGDVSEVQASVSAGIESANRVNGGEVLSTHIIARPHENLEYVLPIRYTEEVEQFRTY; encoded by the coding sequence ATGCCTATTGCAGTTGGAATGATTGAAACCCGCGGTTTCCCCGCAGTTGTAGAAGCTGCTGACGCGATGGTAAAAGCCGCCCGTGTAACCCTCGTTGGTTACGAAAAAATCGGTAGTGGCCGCGTTACTGTGATTGTCCGTGGTGATGTTTCTGAAGTCCAAGCCTCCGTTTCCGCTGGCATTGAGAGCGCTAACCGTGTCAATGGTGGTGAAGTGCTTTCGACCCACATCATCGCCCGTCCCCACGAGAACCTCGAATACGTCTTGCCGATTCGCTACACCGAAGAAGTAGAACAATTCAGAACCTATTAA
- a CDS encoding ribulose bisphosphate carboxylase small subunit produces the protein MKTLPKEKRYETLSYLPPLSDQQITRQVQFMIDQGFIPGVEFEKDPTPALHHWTLWKLPLFSATNAQEVLNEVRECRSEYSDCYIRVVGFDNIRQCQTVSFIVYKPNQTRY, from the coding sequence ATGAAAACTTTACCTAAAGAAAAGCGTTACGAAACTCTTTCTTACCTCCCGCCCCTCAGTGACCAACAGATCACTCGCCAAGTTCAATTCATGATTGACCAAGGCTTTATCCCTGGTGTTGAGTTTGAAAAAGATCCTACCCCCGCTCTCCACCACTGGACGCTTTGGAAGCTTCCTTTGTTTAGCGCAACTAACGCTCAGGAAGTGCTCAACGAAGTACGTGAGTGCCGTAGTGAGTATTCTGACTGCTACATCCGTGTTGTGGGTTTCGACAATATTCGTCAGTGTCAGACTGTAAGCTTTATCGTTTACAAGCCTAACCAAACTCGTTACTAA
- a CDS encoding NAD(P)H-quinone oxidoreductase subunit F — protein sequence MSEFLLQSVWLIPVYGITGALLTLPWSLGLIRRTGPRPAAYLNLIMTFLGLLHGSFAFASLWNMPPQQLSLEWLQVADLNLSLVIEISPVNLGAMELVTGICFMAQLYGLGYLEKDWSIARFYGLMGFFEAALSGLAISDSLLLSYGLLEVLTLSTYLLVGFWYAQPLVVTAARDAFLTKRVGDILLLMGIVALSSYGTGLTFSELETWAANPPLPPWEASLVGLALIAGPIGKCAQFPLNLWLDEAMEGPNPAGIIRNSVVVSAGAYVLLKMEPVFTITPITSDALIIVGTLTTVGASLVALAQIDIKRALSHSTSAYLGLVFIAVGLDQVDIALLLLLTHAIAKALLFMSIGAVILNTHGQNITEMGGLWSRMPATTSAFVVGSAGLVCLFPLGTFWTMRRWVDGFWDTPPWLVLLLVAVNFCSSFNLTRVFRSVFLGAPKPKTRRSPEVVWQMAVPMVSLILMTLMVPFFLHQWQLLFNPSLRPLAERPLIVTLALPALVIAGALGVIAGLTITLNHSLSRPRQFYLRFIQDLLAYDFYIDRIYNVTVVWLVTTLSKLAAWFDRYIVDGFVNLTGLATLFSGSALRYNVSGQSQFYVLTIVLGMILGLVWFMATGQWTIITDFWSDQLA from the coding sequence ATGAGTGAATTTCTTCTACAAAGCGTATGGCTGATCCCAGTCTACGGAATTACGGGGGCGCTCTTGACCTTACCTTGGTCCCTCGGGTTAATTCGGCGCACCGGGCCTCGACCTGCCGCCTATCTCAACCTGATCATGACCTTTTTGGGTCTTTTGCATGGTTCCTTCGCCTTCGCTTCCCTTTGGAACATGCCGCCCCAACAACTATCACTGGAGTGGCTCCAGGTTGCGGATCTAAACCTTTCCCTCGTCATTGAAATTTCTCCGGTTAACCTCGGGGCAATGGAACTGGTCACTGGCATTTGTTTCATGGCCCAACTCTACGGCCTAGGGTATCTCGAAAAGGATTGGTCTATTGCGCGCTTCTATGGCTTGATGGGTTTCTTTGAGGCGGCCCTATCGGGTTTGGCCATTAGTGACTCGTTGCTCTTGAGCTATGGCCTGTTGGAAGTATTAACCCTTTCTACTTATTTATTGGTTGGTTTTTGGTATGCCCAACCCCTCGTCGTGACAGCAGCTAGGGACGCTTTTTTGACCAAACGGGTCGGCGATATTTTGCTCTTAATGGGCATTGTTGCTTTATCTAGTTATGGTACGGGGCTAACTTTTAGTGAACTAGAGACTTGGGCGGCAAATCCTCCCCTACCCCCCTGGGAAGCGAGTCTCGTGGGCCTCGCGCTCATTGCTGGGCCGATTGGTAAATGTGCCCAATTTCCGTTGAATCTCTGGCTTGATGAAGCGATGGAAGGGCCAAATCCAGCGGGGATTATTCGTAACTCGGTGGTGGTTTCTGCGGGGGCCTATGTGCTGCTCAAAATGGAGCCGGTCTTTACGATTACGCCGATCACCTCCGATGCTTTGATCATTGTCGGTACTCTAACAACGGTAGGGGCTTCGTTGGTGGCCCTGGCCCAAATTGATATTAAGCGGGCCTTATCCCATTCCACCAGTGCTTACCTCGGTTTGGTATTTATTGCGGTTGGTTTAGATCAAGTCGATATTGCCCTGTTGCTCTTGCTGACCCATGCGATCGCCAAAGCCTTACTATTTATGAGCATTGGCGCAGTCATTCTCAATACCCACGGCCAAAATATTACGGAAATGGGGGGTCTCTGGTCGCGGATGCCCGCAACCACCAGTGCTTTTGTGGTGGGGTCTGCGGGGCTTGTGTGCCTCTTTCCCCTGGGGACTTTTTGGACGATGCGCCGTTGGGTCGATGGTTTTTGGGATACGCCTCCGTGGTTAGTGCTGCTCCTCGTGGCGGTGAACTTCTGCTCTAGCTTTAATTTGACTAGGGTTTTTCGTTCTGTTTTCCTGGGGGCCCCCAAGCCAAAAACGCGGCGATCGCCTGAAGTGGTCTGGCAAATGGCCGTACCCATGGTGAGTTTGATCCTGATGACCCTGATGGTGCCCTTCTTTTTGCACCAATGGCAATTGCTCTTTAACCCATCCCTGCGGCCCCTTGCCGAACGGCCACTAATCGTCACCTTAGCACTGCCCGCATTAGTGATCGCAGGTGCCCTCGGAGTAATTGCAGGTCTGACAATTACTTTGAATCATTCCCTGAGCCGTCCCCGCCAGTTTTATTTGCGCTTCATACAAGATTTGTTGGCCTACGATTTTTACATTGACCGCATTTACAACGTGACGGTGGTTTGGCTGGTCACAACCCTTTCAAAACTCGCTGCTTGGTTTGATCGCTACATTGTGGATGGCTTCGTTAACTTGACAGGTCTAGCAACGCTTTTTAGCGGCAGTGCCCTACGCTACAACGTTTCGGGACAGTCTCAATTCTATGTTTTGACGATCGTTTTAGGGATGATCCTCGGCTTAGTTTGGTTTATGGCCACGGGTCAATGGACGATTATTACGGATTTTTGGTCAGACCAGTTAGCCTAA
- a CDS encoding methyltransferase domain-containing protein, translating to MGAQLYQQIREFYDASSPLWESIWGEHMHHGFYGLGGTERLNRRQAQIELIEEFLAWGKVGQVENFVDVGCGIGGSTLYLAEKFNAKGVGITLSPVQANRAIARAAAQDLQDQVEFKVADALNMPFRDGEFDLVWTLESGEHMPNKRQFLQECTRVLKPGGKLLMATWCHRPTDSVAGTLTPAEQKHLEDLYRVYCLPYVISLPDYQAIATECGLENIETADWSTAVAPFWDQVIDSAITPDAVFGILKAGWQTIQGALALDLMKSGFRRGLIRYGLLQATKSMNS from the coding sequence ATGGGAGCACAACTGTATCAGCAAATCCGAGAATTTTATGATGCGTCTAGTCCCCTCTGGGAATCGATCTGGGGAGAACACATGCACCATGGTTTTTATGGTCTCGGGGGCACAGAACGGCTCAATCGGCGGCAGGCACAAATTGAATTAATTGAAGAATTTTTGGCCTGGGGCAAGGTGGGGCAAGTTGAAAACTTTGTCGATGTGGGTTGTGGCATTGGTGGCAGTACCCTTTATTTAGCTGAAAAATTTAACGCCAAGGGCGTTGGGATTACCCTCTCTCCGGTACAGGCCAATCGGGCGATCGCCAGGGCAGCGGCACAGGATTTACAGGACCAAGTTGAGTTTAAAGTGGCGGATGCGTTGAATATGCCCTTTCGGGACGGGGAATTTGACCTCGTTTGGACCCTCGAAAGCGGCGAACATATGCCCAATAAGCGGCAATTTCTCCAGGAATGTACGCGGGTGCTCAAGCCGGGCGGCAAGTTATTGATGGCGACTTGGTGTCATCGGCCAACGGATTCGGTGGCAGGAACCCTCACCCCTGCCGAGCAAAAGCACCTCGAAGATCTGTATCGGGTGTATTGTTTGCCTTACGTGATTTCGTTGCCAGATTATCAGGCGATCGCCACCGAATGTGGTTTAGAAAATATCGAGACAGCGGATTGGTCTACTGCCGTCGCTCCCTTTTGGGATCAGGTGATTGACTCGGCGATCACGCCAGATGCAGTTTTTGGCATCCTCAAGGCGGGCTGGCAAACGATCCAAGGGGCACTTGCTTTGGATTTGATGAAAAGCGGTTTTCGTCGGGGTTTAATTCGCTATGGGTTATTACAAGCCACTAAGTCTATGAACAGTTAG
- a CDS encoding Crp/Fnr family transcriptional regulator: MAESPTNLVSDDTARAFLKALPFFQGLPESSLQKAIAHLVTRPFPANQIILLEKDWGGSVYFIQTGWVKIRTYNLDGKEITLNILGAGELFGEMAALEEATRSTDVITLTATTISSIPAADFVELVHTEPLVGVRLAQLMAKRLRQVNRRLQVRETNSLARVADILVFLAESQGQSTDQGEIQIPSLPHRELSSLSGLARETVTRVLTKLEKKGLIRRTPDAVFIPNLRALDDIIH, encoded by the coding sequence ATGGCCGAATCCCCCACAAATCTAGTGAGTGATGACACAGCCCGCGCCTTCCTCAAAGCGTTGCCTTTTTTCCAGGGGCTACCGGAGTCCAGTCTCCAAAAGGCGATCGCCCATCTGGTGACACGGCCCTTTCCAGCCAACCAAATTATCCTTCTAGAAAAAGACTGGGGCGGTTCTGTCTACTTTATCCAAACAGGCTGGGTTAAAATTCGCACCTACAATCTCGATGGCAAGGAAATCACCCTCAATATCCTCGGCGCTGGAGAATTATTTGGCGAAATGGCGGCCCTCGAAGAAGCCACCCGTTCCACCGATGTGATCACCCTGACCGCCACCACCATTAGCAGTATTCCCGCCGCTGACTTTGTCGAATTGGTGCACACAGAGCCCCTAGTGGGGGTTCGCCTCGCCCAACTGATGGCCAAACGCCTCCGCCAAGTGAACCGTCGCCTCCAGGTGCGCGAAACCAATAGTCTGGCGCGGGTCGCTGATATTCTGGTCTTCCTCGCCGAAAGTCAAGGGCAATCCACGGATCAAGGGGAGATCCAGATTCCGAGTCTGCCCCATCGGGAACTGAGTAGTTTAAGTGGCTTAGCGCGGGAGACAGTAACGCGGGTTTTGACTAAGTTAGAAAAGAAAGGTTTAATTAGGCGCACCCCGGATGCTGTGTTTATCCCGAATCTGCGTGCCCTCGACGACATCATCCATTAG
- a CDS encoding carbon dioxide-concentrating mechanism protein CcmK, with amino-acid sequence MSIAVGMVETLGFPAVVEAADAMVKAARVTLVGYEKIGSGRVTVIVRGDVSEVQASVSAGTENVSRVNGGQVLSTHIIARPHENLEYVLPIRYTEAIEQFRESVNPQPLRRV; translated from the coding sequence ATGTCTATTGCAGTCGGAATGGTAGAAACCCTCGGTTTCCCCGCAGTTGTAGAAGCTGCTGACGCGATGGTAAAAGCCGCCCGCGTCACCCTCGTTGGTTACGAAAAAATCGGTAGTGGCCGCGTTACCGTGATTGTCCGTGGTGATGTTTCTGAAGTCCAAGCCTCCGTTTCTGCCGGTACTGAGAACGTCAGCCGCGTTAACGGTGGTCAAGTGCTTTCGACCCACATCATCGCCCGTCCCCACGAGAACCTCGAATACGTTCTGCCGATCCGGTACACCGAAGCCATAGAGCAGTTTCGTGAAAGCGTGAATCCCCAACCTCTGAGAAGAGTGTAA
- a CDS encoding ribulose bisphosphate carboxylase small subunit, whose translation MVVRSAAAPPTPWSKDLAEPKIHESAYVHSFSNLIGDVTVCEHVLISPGTSIRADEGAPFHIGAATNIQDGVVIHGLEQGRVVGADGHDYSVWIGDRSCITHMALVHGPAYIGNDCFIGFRSTVFNARIGDGCVIMMHALVQDVEIPPGKYVPSGAVITNQQQVERLSNVTEADRAFAKQVVEINEALREDSPGATNNGSRIASKQQPTLSSSTNTSGTSEHQSVGNMSLNGDLYNQVRGLAAQGCTFTAEYANKRRFKTKSWLSAGFVEGHSADQIIGNLNRVLADHAGEYVQLIAVAPNSKSRAAAIIVQRPGDSAPVQASAATSYSSNGNRSNGTSVGSQAAAVAGDLTSQIHALASQGCSFTAEHASARRFKTQSWLSAGFVEGHSAEQIIANVNGLLGQYPNEYVQVIAVDPNSKSRVAELIVQRPGETGTLSTKATASVRRSGNQVVNTASGGDVAGQIAALASQGCSFTAEHASTRRFKTQSWLGAGFVEGHSANQILANIQAIAAQFPNEYVQLIAVDPNSKTRAAEIIIQRPGNNAPVQTTTATSSFSGSTKSAPSSNGFGGHSSSSLSGEVVSKVRSLLMQGYKIGTEHADKRRFRVKSWSSCGTIDSTQEAEVLRHLEGCLQEHSGEYVRMIGVDEAAKRRVLEEIIQRP comes from the coding sequence ATGGTAGTCCGCAGTGCCGCGGCTCCCCCAACACCTTGGTCTAAGGACTTAGCGGAACCAAAGATTCACGAAAGTGCCTATGTGCATTCTTTCTCAAATCTGATTGGTGATGTCACAGTTTGCGAACATGTGCTCATTTCTCCGGGAACGTCTATTCGGGCAGATGAGGGCGCACCTTTCCATATCGGGGCAGCAACTAATATTCAAGATGGCGTTGTAATCCATGGTTTGGAGCAGGGACGTGTCGTTGGGGCAGATGGCCATGACTATTCTGTCTGGATTGGCGATCGCAGCTGTATCACCCACATGGCCCTTGTCCATGGTCCCGCCTACATTGGCAACGATTGCTTCATTGGTTTTCGTTCCACAGTGTTCAATGCCCGCATCGGCGACGGTTGTGTGATCATGATGCACGCCCTCGTTCAAGATGTGGAAATTCCCCCTGGCAAATATGTGCCTTCGGGGGCTGTGATTACGAACCAGCAGCAGGTAGAGCGCCTCTCCAATGTGACCGAGGCCGATCGCGCCTTTGCCAAACAGGTGGTGGAAATCAACGAAGCATTACGGGAAGACTCCCCAGGAGCGACCAATAATGGTTCACGGATTGCCTCAAAGCAGCAACCAACCCTCTCTTCTTCTACAAATACAAGCGGTACTAGCGAACATCAATCGGTGGGAAATATGAGTTTAAACGGAGACCTTTACAACCAGGTGCGTGGCCTTGCCGCCCAAGGATGCACCTTCACCGCAGAATATGCCAACAAGCGGCGCTTCAAGACTAAGTCTTGGTTGAGCGCTGGTTTTGTTGAAGGCCATTCTGCCGATCAAATCATTGGCAACTTGAATCGGGTTCTGGCTGACCACGCCGGGGAATATGTCCAGTTAATTGCTGTGGCTCCCAATAGCAAATCAAGGGCTGCAGCAATTATTGTGCAGCGCCCAGGGGATAGTGCGCCAGTCCAAGCATCGGCAGCGACCAGCTACAGCAGCAACGGCAATCGCAGTAACGGCACCAGTGTGGGAAGCCAAGCAGCGGCTGTGGCGGGCGATCTCACGTCTCAGATTCATGCTCTAGCTTCCCAGGGTTGCAGCTTTACGGCAGAACACGCCAGTGCCCGTCGTTTTAAGACGCAATCTTGGTTGAGCGCTGGTTTTGTCGAAGGCCATTCTGCGGAACAAATCATTGCGAATGTCAATGGCTTGTTAGGTCAGTATCCCAATGAGTATGTGCAGGTCATTGCCGTTGACCCCAATAGTAAGTCTCGGGTGGCGGAATTAATTGTCCAGCGTCCCGGAGAAACGGGAACTTTATCCACTAAGGCAACAGCCTCTGTCCGTCGCAGTGGAAACCAGGTAGTTAATACGGCCTCTGGTGGTGATGTGGCAGGACAAATTGCGGCTCTGGCTTCCCAGGGTTGTAGTTTTACGGCGGAACATGCCAGCACTCGCCGCTTTAAAACCCAGTCTTGGCTAGGGGCAGGCTTTGTTGAGGGTCATTCTGCAAATCAGATTTTGGCGAATATCCAGGCGATCGCCGCCCAGTTCCCCAATGAATATGTGCAGCTCATTGCCGTTGATCCCAACTCCAAGACACGGGCCGCCGAGATCATCATCCAACGCCCTGGCAACAATGCCCCTGTACAGACGACAACTGCAACCAGTAGTTTTTCTGGAAGCACCAAGTCCGCTCCGAGCAGCAATGGTTTCGGAGGTCACAGTAGCAGTAGTCTCAGTGGAGAAGTGGTTTCTAAAGTCCGTTCTCTCTTGATGCAAGGCTACAAAATTGGGACGGAGCACGCCGATAAGCGCCGTTTCCGGGTCAAATCCTGGAGTAGCTGCGGCACCATCGATAGTACCCAAGAGGCAGAAGTATTACGTCACCTCGAAGGTTGCCTCCAAGAGCACAGTGGCGAATACGTCCGCATGATTGGTGTGGATGAAGCGGCTAAACGACGGGTGCTTGAGGAAATCATCCAGCGCCCCTAG